From Actinopolymorpha cephalotaxi, one genomic window encodes:
- a CDS encoding VIT1/CCC1 transporter family protein has product MSDARTETGTEEIHENDAGQGIGSVSNRLNWLRAGVLGANDGIVSVAGIVVGVAAATAEVSAILVAGIAGLLAGAFSMAAGEYVSVSTQRDTEKALLDKERWELANMPDQELDELARMWEAKGISPELARKIAEELTERDALRAHAEIEFGIDPDELTSPWHAALASFVAFTVGALLPMAAIILPPTSLRVPVTFAAVVVALVVTGTVSARLGGAKARRAAIRTVVGGALAMVVTYVVGHLVGVGI; this is encoded by the coding sequence ATGAGCGACGCGCGGACCGAAACCGGCACCGAGGAGATCCACGAGAACGACGCGGGCCAGGGCATCGGCAGCGTCTCGAACAGGCTGAACTGGCTGCGTGCGGGCGTCCTCGGTGCCAACGACGGGATCGTCTCCGTCGCGGGCATCGTCGTGGGCGTGGCCGCGGCCACCGCCGAGGTGTCGGCGATCCTGGTGGCCGGCATCGCCGGTCTGCTGGCCGGGGCGTTCTCCATGGCCGCGGGTGAGTACGTCTCGGTGAGCACTCAGCGTGACACCGAGAAGGCGCTGCTGGACAAGGAGCGCTGGGAGCTCGCCAACATGCCCGACCAGGAACTGGACGAGCTGGCCAGGATGTGGGAGGCCAAGGGCATCTCACCGGAGCTGGCCCGCAAGATCGCCGAGGAGCTCACCGAGCGGGACGCGCTCCGGGCGCACGCGGAGATCGAGTTCGGGATCGACCCCGACGAGCTCACCAGCCCGTGGCACGCCGCCCTCGCGTCGTTCGTCGCGTTCACCGTCGGCGCCCTGCTGCCGATGGCGGCGATCATCCTTCCCCCCACCAGCCTGCGGGTGCCGGTCACCTTCGCCGCCGTCGTGGTCGCACTGGTGGTCACCGGCACCGTGAGCGCCCGCCTCGGCGGCGCCAAGGCCCGCCGGGCCGCCATCCGCACCGTCGTCGGCGGCGCGCTGGCGATGGTGGTCACCTACGTCGTCGGCCACCTGGTGGGCGTCGGCATCTGA
- the glmS gene encoding glutamine--fructose-6-phosphate transaminase (isomerizing) encodes MCGIVGYVGSGSTKGVDVVVEGLRRLEYRGYDSAGVAVADRGGVRVRKRAGKLANLQAALSEDPLPASGTAMGHTRWATHGAPTDPNAHPHIDCAGRLAVVHNGIIENFAALRAELEAQGHQLTSQTDTEAVAHLLEDAWEASGHDLAEAMRRVCRRLDGAFTLVAVHAEAPDVVVGARRNSPLVVGRGEGENFLASDVAAFIEHTRNAVELGQDQVVTITADAVTVTDFAGQPAPTRDYHVDWDISAAEKGGHDYFMLKEIAEQPKAVADTLLGRLTPQGRLRLDEMRLSHDELREIDKIVIIACGSAFYAGLTAKYAIEHWTRIPCEVELSSEFRYRDPILDRATLVIAISQSGETMDTLMALRHAREQRARVLAICNTNGSTIPRESDAVLYTHAGPEVGVAATKTFLTQVVACYLIGLYLAQVRESKFGDEVAAEVDQLDQMPEAVRTVLGTMSDIRALARELATAKSVLFIGRHVGYPVALEGALKLKELAYMHAEAFAAGELKHGPIALIEEGLPVVVVVPPRGRDVLHDKIVSNVQEIRARGARTIVLAEEGDESVVPWADTLIRLPRVPTLLQPLVATVPLQIFACELAMARGNDVDQPRNLAKSVTVE; translated from the coding sequence ATGTGCGGAATCGTCGGGTACGTAGGTTCGGGTTCGACCAAGGGTGTCGACGTCGTGGTCGAGGGCCTGCGGCGGCTGGAGTACCGCGGGTACGACTCAGCCGGGGTCGCGGTCGCCGACCGCGGCGGGGTGCGGGTCCGCAAGCGGGCCGGCAAGCTCGCCAACCTCCAGGCGGCGCTCAGCGAGGATCCCCTGCCGGCCAGTGGTACGGCGATGGGCCACACCCGCTGGGCCACCCACGGGGCGCCGACCGACCCCAACGCCCACCCGCACATCGACTGCGCGGGCCGGCTGGCGGTGGTCCACAACGGCATCATCGAGAACTTCGCGGCACTGCGTGCGGAGCTCGAGGCGCAGGGTCACCAGCTGACCTCCCAGACCGACACCGAGGCGGTCGCCCATCTGCTGGAGGACGCCTGGGAGGCCAGCGGCCACGACCTCGCCGAGGCGATGCGCCGCGTGTGCCGCCGGCTGGACGGCGCGTTCACGCTGGTCGCGGTGCACGCGGAGGCCCCGGACGTCGTGGTCGGCGCCCGCCGCAACTCCCCGCTGGTCGTGGGGCGCGGTGAGGGGGAGAACTTCCTCGCCTCCGACGTGGCGGCGTTCATCGAGCACACCCGCAACGCGGTCGAGCTGGGCCAGGACCAGGTGGTGACGATCACCGCCGACGCGGTGACCGTCACCGACTTCGCCGGCCAGCCGGCACCGACCCGCGACTACCACGTCGACTGGGACATCTCCGCCGCCGAGAAGGGCGGCCACGACTACTTCATGCTGAAGGAGATCGCCGAGCAGCCCAAGGCGGTCGCCGACACCCTGCTCGGCCGGCTCACGCCGCAGGGCCGGCTCCGGCTGGACGAGATGCGGCTGTCCCACGACGAGCTGCGCGAGATCGACAAGATCGTCATCATCGCCTGCGGCTCGGCGTTCTACGCCGGCCTCACCGCGAAGTACGCCATCGAGCACTGGACCCGCATCCCGTGCGAGGTGGAGCTGTCCAGCGAGTTCCGCTACCGCGACCCGATCCTCGACCGGGCCACGCTGGTGATCGCGATCTCGCAGTCCGGGGAGACGATGGACACCCTGATGGCGCTGCGGCACGCCCGTGAGCAGCGGGCCCGGGTGCTCGCGATCTGCAACACCAACGGCTCGACGATTCCGCGCGAGTCCGACGCCGTGCTCTACACCCACGCGGGCCCCGAGGTCGGGGTGGCCGCAACCAAGACGTTCCTCACGCAGGTTGTGGCCTGCTACCTCATCGGCCTGTACCTCGCGCAGGTGCGCGAGTCGAAGTTCGGGGACGAGGTGGCCGCCGAGGTCGACCAGCTGGACCAGATGCCCGAGGCGGTGCGAACCGTGCTGGGGACGATGTCCGACATCCGGGCGCTGGCCCGCGAGCTCGCCACGGCGAAGTCGGTGCTGTTCATCGGCCGGCACGTCGGTTATCCGGTGGCGCTGGAGGGTGCGCTGAAGCTCAAGGAGCTCGCCTACATGCACGCGGAGGCGTTCGCGGCGGGCGAGCTGAAGCACGGGCCGATCGCGCTGATCGAGGAGGGGCTGCCGGTCGTGGTGGTCGTACCCCCGCGTGGTCGCGACGTCCTGCACGACAAGATCGTCAGCAACGTTCAGGAGATCCGGGCCCGTGGCGCCCGCACCATCGTGCTCGCCGAGGAGGGCGACGAGTCCGTCGTCCCGTGGGCGGACACGCTGATCAGGCTGCCACGAGTGCCCACCCTGTTGCAGCCGCTGGTCGCGACGGTTCCGCTGCAGATCTTCGCCTGCGAGCTCGCGATGGCGCGGGGCAACGACGTCGACCAGCCGCGCAACCTCGCCAAGTCGGTGACGGTGGAGTAG
- the coaA gene encoding type I pantothenate kinase, producing MQRIREARLVNGTTTPYVELDRAAWSRLAASTPLPLTAEDVERLRGLSDEIDLTEVREVYLPLTRLLNLYVRATSALHQATQTFLTSEPPHPGKPGEPDVNGGTGTNGGAAPAAGRTPFVIGIAGSVAVGKSTVARLLRELLARWPDHPRVSLVTTDGFLLPNAELERRGLLQRKGFPESYDQRALLRFVVAVKSGVPVVTAPVYSHLKYDIVPDKRLEVHAPDILLIEGLNVLQPARAHEDGRRGLAVSDFFDFSIYLDASPVDVREWYVKRFLALRETAFREEESYFRRYADLSHAEAVERACRLWDTINGPNLERNVQPTRGRARLVLHKGADHSVTRVRLRKI from the coding sequence ATGCAGCGCATCCGGGAGGCCCGCCTCGTGAACGGCACGACCACGCCGTACGTCGAACTCGACCGGGCCGCCTGGTCCCGGCTGGCCGCCTCCACCCCGCTCCCCCTCACCGCCGAGGACGTCGAACGCCTGCGCGGCCTGAGCGACGAGATCGACCTGACCGAGGTCCGCGAGGTCTACCTCCCGCTCACCCGGCTGCTCAACCTCTACGTCCGGGCCACGAGTGCGCTGCACCAGGCCACCCAGACGTTCCTGACCAGCGAGCCGCCACATCCGGGCAAGCCGGGCGAGCCGGATGTGAACGGCGGAACCGGCACGAACGGTGGTGCCGCCCCGGCGGCCGGGCGTACGCCGTTCGTCATCGGCATCGCCGGCTCGGTCGCCGTGGGCAAGAGCACGGTGGCCCGGCTGCTGCGCGAGCTGCTCGCCCGCTGGCCGGACCACCCGCGGGTGTCGCTGGTCACCACGGACGGCTTCCTGCTCCCGAACGCCGAACTGGAACGCCGGGGCCTGCTGCAGCGCAAGGGCTTCCCCGAGTCCTACGACCAGCGGGCGCTGCTGCGGTTCGTGGTGGCGGTGAAGTCCGGCGTCCCGGTGGTCACCGCGCCGGTCTACTCCCACCTGAAGTACGACATCGTTCCGGACAAGCGCCTCGAGGTGCACGCACCGGACATCCTGCTCATCGAGGGCCTGAACGTCCTGCAGCCGGCGCGGGCGCACGAGGACGGCCGGCGCGGCCTCGCGGTCAGCGACTTCTTCGACTTCTCGATCTACCTCGACGCCTCGCCCGTCGACGTGCGGGAGTGGTACGTCAAGCGGTTCCTGGCCCTGCGGGAGACGGCGTTCCGGGAGGAGGAGTCGTACTTCCGCAGGTACGCCGACCTCAGCCACGCCGAGGCGGTCGAGCGCGCCTGCCGGTTGTGGGACACCATCAACGGGCCCAACCTCGAGCGAAACGTCCAGCCCACCAGGGGACGGGCCAGGCTGGTGCTGCACAAGGGCGCCGACCACTCGGTGACCCGGGTGCGGCTCCGCAAGATCTGA
- a CDS encoding GNAT family N-acetyltransferase produces MREDNDVRQQPTPDVAPRPGNEPGAKVAPKVTISTVDPADEAALARWHAAFHTGLVAGLPDPPAWTLQEVLVLYRAPDSSMRREAFVAVDDSGEVVGAGELTFPLRENPRLAICEIGVPPEHRRRGVGSALYGHVVERGHAEGRTSLLTEVNVPDGTPQEEWPGVAFAQKAGFTLRNTELRRQLRLPVEPVHLRTLAGKAAQRASDYRLVSWSGPCPAEYAEQYAELKGRLSADAPLGDMDYEQEVWDVARLRETEDRAVAQGRTLHTTVAVAPDGTLAGHTQLAVPRHEPGRAYQWDTLVHAAHRGHRLGLALKVANTQALSQAHPEVARIDTWNAVQNGPMVAVNVELGYRIMDYCQEWQRDLQPL; encoded by the coding sequence GTGCGCGAAGACAACGACGTCCGGCAGCAGCCGACCCCCGACGTGGCCCCGCGGCCAGGCAACGAACCCGGGGCGAAGGTCGCCCCGAAGGTGACGATCTCCACCGTCGACCCTGCCGACGAGGCCGCGCTCGCGCGCTGGCACGCGGCGTTCCACACCGGCCTGGTGGCAGGCCTGCCGGACCCGCCCGCCTGGACCCTCCAGGAGGTCCTGGTCCTCTACCGCGCGCCCGACTCCAGCATGCGCAGGGAGGCGTTCGTCGCCGTCGACGACAGTGGCGAGGTCGTCGGTGCGGGCGAACTGACGTTCCCGTTGCGGGAGAACCCACGGCTGGCGATCTGCGAGATCGGCGTACCGCCGGAGCACCGGCGGCGAGGCGTGGGCAGCGCGCTGTACGGCCACGTGGTCGAGCGGGGGCACGCCGAGGGTCGCACCAGCCTGCTGACCGAGGTCAACGTCCCCGACGGCACGCCGCAGGAGGAGTGGCCGGGGGTGGCGTTCGCCCAGAAGGCCGGCTTCACCCTGCGCAACACCGAACTGCGGCGTCAGTTGCGACTGCCGGTCGAGCCGGTGCACCTGCGTACTCTCGCCGGCAAGGCCGCCCAGCGCGCGTCGGACTACCGCCTGGTGTCCTGGTCGGGTCCGTGTCCCGCGGAGTACGCCGAGCAGTACGCCGAGCTGAAGGGCCGGCTCTCGGCCGACGCACCGCTCGGTGACATGGACTACGAGCAGGAGGTCTGGGACGTCGCCCGGCTGCGGGAGACCGAGGACCGCGCGGTGGCACAGGGCCGGACGCTGCACACCACCGTCGCCGTCGCGCCGGACGGAACCCTCGCCGGCCACACCCAGCTCGCCGTACCCCGGCACGAGCCCGGACGCGCCTACCAGTGGGACACCCTGGTGCACGCCGCGCACCGCGGCCACCGGCTCGGCCTCGCGCTGAAGGTCGCCAACACCCAGGCGCTGTCCCAGGCACACCCGGAGGTGGCCCGCATCGACACCTGGAACGCCGTCCAGAACGGCCCGATGGTGGCGGTGAACGTCGAGCTCGGCTACCGGATCATGGACTACTGCCAGGAGTGGCAGCGCGACCTCCAGCCCCTGTAG
- the glmM gene encoding phosphoglucosamine mutase, translating to MGRLFGTDGVRGLANGELTAELALDLSVAAAHVLGEVGAFEGHRPRAVVGRDPRASGEFLEAAVVAGLAGAGIDVVRLGVVPTPAVAHLTDAMGVDVGVMLSASHNPMPDNGVKFFSKGGHKLDDALEDLIEARLREPWQRPTGAGVGRVTDDRDGFDAYVAHLVRSVPNRFDGLRVVVDCANGAAYRTAPETLGRLGATVIPIHAEPDGLNINDGCGSTHPESLIAAVAAHGADAGIAHDGDADRCLAVDRFGNVVDGDQILAILALGLRDAGRLASGTVVATVLSNLGFSLAMQREGIAVEQTKVGDRYVLEAMKAGKFNLGGEQSGHVVLLDHATTGDGVLAAAHLLARMSSTGRPLDELAAVMTRLPQVMVNVRGVDRTRADADPDVAAAVTAATAELGETGRVVLRPSGTEPVVRVMVEAPTFDHAQQVADDLARTVQRALAL from the coding sequence GTGGGCCGGCTGTTCGGCACCGACGGAGTGCGGGGGCTCGCCAACGGCGAGCTCACCGCCGAACTCGCTCTCGACCTGTCGGTCGCCGCGGCGCATGTGCTCGGCGAGGTCGGTGCGTTCGAGGGACACCGGCCTCGAGCAGTGGTCGGGCGTGATCCGCGTGCCTCCGGGGAGTTCCTGGAGGCCGCGGTCGTGGCCGGCCTGGCGGGCGCGGGCATCGATGTCGTACGTCTCGGCGTCGTCCCCACGCCCGCGGTCGCTCACCTGACCGACGCCATGGGCGTCGACGTCGGCGTGATGCTGTCCGCGTCGCACAACCCGATGCCGGACAACGGCGTGAAGTTCTTCTCCAAGGGCGGGCACAAACTCGACGACGCCCTCGAGGACCTCATCGAGGCCCGCCTGCGGGAGCCGTGGCAGCGGCCCACCGGCGCGGGCGTGGGCCGGGTCACCGACGACCGGGACGGGTTCGACGCTTACGTCGCCCACCTGGTGCGGTCGGTGCCCAACCGGTTCGACGGACTCCGGGTGGTGGTCGACTGCGCCAACGGGGCCGCCTACCGCACCGCTCCGGAGACTCTGGGCCGGCTCGGCGCGACGGTGATTCCCATCCACGCCGAGCCCGACGGCCTGAACATCAACGACGGATGCGGATCCACCCATCCGGAGTCGCTGATCGCCGCGGTCGCCGCACACGGCGCCGACGCCGGCATCGCCCACGACGGTGACGCCGACCGGTGCCTGGCGGTCGACCGGTTCGGCAACGTCGTCGACGGCGACCAGATCCTGGCGATCCTCGCCCTCGGCCTGCGCGACGCGGGCCGGCTCGCCTCCGGCACCGTGGTCGCCACGGTGTTGAGCAACCTCGGGTTCTCGCTGGCGATGCAGCGTGAGGGCATCGCGGTGGAGCAGACCAAGGTCGGCGACCGGTACGTCCTGGAAGCCATGAAGGCCGGCAAGTTCAACCTCGGCGGCGAGCAGTCAGGGCACGTCGTCCTGCTCGACCACGCCACCACCGGCGACGGTGTGCTGGCCGCGGCGCACCTGCTGGCGCGGATGTCGTCCACCGGCCGTCCGCTGGACGAGCTGGCCGCGGTGATGACCCGGCTTCCGCAGGTGATGGTCAACGTCCGCGGCGTCGACCGCACCAGGGCCGACGCCGATCCCGACGTGGCGGCCGCGGTGACCGCGGCGACCGCCGAGCTGGGGGAGACCGGCCGGGTCGTACTCCGGCCTTCGGGCACCGAGCCCGTGGTGCGGGTGATGGTCGAGGCGCCGACGTTCGACCACGCGCAGCAGGTGGCGGACGACCTCGCCCGAACCGTCCAGCGCGCGCTGGCGCTGTAA
- the rpsI gene encoding 30S ribosomal protein S9, which produces MAESTTTVEAEGATVEGAAGQTEGDATVAYSSESAPEAASAAPRPAAIGPAAATGRRKEAVARVRVFPGSGQWRINGKTLDQYFPNKVHQQHVNEPFVLLDLDGQYDVIARIDGGGFTGQAGALRLGISRALNEVDAEANRPPLKRAGMLTRDPRAKERRKAGLKKARKAPQYSKR; this is translated from the coding sequence GTGGCTGAGTCCACCACCACTGTCGAGGCCGAGGGCGCGACCGTCGAGGGCGCCGCCGGCCAGACCGAGGGCGACGCGACCGTCGCCTACAGCTCCGAGAGCGCACCCGAGGCCGCCTCGGCCGCGCCTCGCCCGGCTGCCATCGGCCCGGCCGCCGCGACCGGTCGTCGCAAGGAAGCCGTGGCGCGGGTGCGGGTCTTCCCCGGCAGTGGCCAGTGGCGGATCAACGGCAAGACGCTGGACCAGTACTTCCCCAACAAGGTCCACCAGCAGCACGTCAACGAGCCGTTCGTCCTGCTCGACCTGGACGGCCAGTACGACGTGATCGCCCGCATCGACGGCGGTGGGTTCACCGGCCAGGCCGGTGCGCTGCGGCTCGGCATCTCCCGGGCGCTGAACGAGGTCGACGCCGAGGCCAACCGCCCGCCGCTGAAGCGGGCCGGCATGCTGACGCGTGACCCGCGGGCCAAGGAGCGTCGCAAGGCCGGGCTGAAGAAGGCCCGCAAGGCTCCCCAGTACTCCAAGCGGTAA
- the rplM gene encoding 50S ribosomal protein L13, with protein MRTYSPKPGDVPREWHVIDASDVVLGRLASQAATLLRGKHKPTFAPHVDTGDFVVIVNAEKVALSGNKRETKFAYRHSGYPGGLSAVPYGELLEKDPRKAIERAVWGMLPKNRLSRKLLKKLKVYAGPNHPHQAQQPQTYAITQITQISQ; from the coding sequence GTGCGCACCTACAGCCCCAAGCCCGGCGACGTCCCACGCGAGTGGCACGTCATCGACGCCTCCGACGTCGTCCTCGGCCGGCTCGCGAGCCAGGCGGCGACGCTGTTGCGCGGCAAGCACAAGCCGACCTTCGCGCCGCACGTGGACACCGGCGACTTCGTCGTCATCGTCAACGCGGAGAAGGTCGCGCTGTCCGGCAACAAGCGTGAGACCAAGTTCGCCTACCGGCACTCCGGTTACCCGGGCGGGCTCTCCGCGGTTCCTTATGGCGAACTGCTGGAGAAGGACCCCCGTAAGGCGATCGAGCGGGCGGTGTGGGGAATGCTTCCCAAGAACCGCCTGAGCCGGAAGCTGCTGAAGAAGCTCAAGGTCTACGCGGGCCCCAACCACCCGCACCAGGCCCAGCAGCCGCAGACCTACGCCATCACCCAGATCACCCAGATTTCGCAGTAA
- a CDS encoding PQQ-dependent sugar dehydrogenase produces the protein MTTATRAVAGLVVPAGLVTACAVLPVAAPSPAPSPTPTVLNGPKPTSFAYLRAPRNVGRGDSLIASQRTLVTQLDIPWGVTFLPDGSALVTERAKRRILRVGPGRAASGELTVRPLTSIEGVYANNEGGLLGIAASPRFARDRTVFIYYTTKLDNRIARLRLVGPRPEPEAIVTGIPLAGVHNGGRLAFGPDGYLYASTGDASRAGASQNVANLGGKILRMTTAGRPPPGNPFPGSLVWSYGHRNPEGMAWDASGRMYVAEIGEAMWDELNLIQPGRNYGWPKVQGMGRMAGMTNPLAVWRPEVGVTNGIVVLGHAALITCLRGQRIYLVDLGRPIDFASTRIVGAGTGEASIRWRPAAGVLGRPLAALVGKYGRLRAAIRAPDGSVWLTTSNRDGRNQPVADDDRIIRLTLSPAALPGAVGDAGGTPGPTPSQMPSQMPSPTPSPMPSPMPSPMPSPMSR, from the coding sequence GTGACGACCGCGACCCGAGCGGTCGCCGGCCTGGTCGTGCCGGCCGGCCTGGTCACCGCATGCGCGGTGCTGCCGGTCGCGGCACCCTCTCCCGCGCCCTCGCCGACCCCCACCGTGCTCAACGGCCCGAAGCCGACAAGCTTCGCGTATCTGCGCGCTCCCCGAAACGTGGGGCGGGGCGACAGCCTGATCGCGTCCCAGCGGACACTCGTCACCCAGCTGGACATTCCGTGGGGAGTCACGTTTCTGCCCGACGGCAGCGCCCTGGTCACCGAACGCGCCAAGCGCCGCATCCTCAGGGTCGGACCGGGGCGCGCCGCGAGCGGTGAGTTGACCGTCCGCCCGCTGACCTCGATCGAGGGCGTGTACGCCAACAACGAGGGCGGCCTGCTCGGCATCGCGGCGTCCCCCCGCTTCGCCCGGGACAGGACGGTGTTCATCTACTACACGACGAAGCTGGACAACCGGATCGCCCGGCTGCGCCTCGTCGGCCCCCGGCCCGAACCGGAGGCGATCGTCACCGGCATCCCGCTGGCCGGCGTCCACAACGGCGGCCGGCTGGCGTTCGGCCCGGACGGATATCTGTACGCCAGTACCGGCGACGCCTCCCGGGCGGGCGCGTCCCAGAACGTTGCCAACCTCGGCGGGAAGATCCTGCGGATGACCACCGCCGGCAGGCCCCCGCCCGGCAACCCGTTCCCCGGCTCGCTGGTCTGGTCCTACGGCCACCGCAACCCCGAGGGGATGGCCTGGGACGCGAGCGGCCGGATGTACGTCGCCGAGATCGGCGAGGCGATGTGGGACGAGCTCAACCTCATCCAGCCGGGCCGCAACTACGGCTGGCCGAAGGTGCAGGGCATGGGCCGGATGGCGGGCATGACCAACCCACTCGCCGTGTGGCGGCCCGAGGTGGGCGTGACCAACGGCATCGTCGTCCTCGGGCACGCCGCGCTGATCACCTGCCTGCGCGGGCAGCGGATCTATCTCGTGGACCTGGGCCGCCCGATCGACTTCGCCAGCACCCGTATCGTCGGCGCGGGCACGGGCGAGGCGAGCATCCGGTGGCGGCCGGCGGCCGGTGTGCTGGGCCGGCCGCTGGCGGCGCTGGTCGGGAAGTACGGCCGGCTGCGGGCGGCGATCCGCGCACCCGACGGCAGCGTGTGGCTCACCACGTCCAACCGGGACGGACGCAACCAGCCGGTGGCCGACGACGACCGGATCATCCGGCTCACCCTGAGCCCGGCCGCGTTGCCGGGTGCCGTCGGCGACGCCGGTGGTACGCCCGGTCCGACACCGAGCCAGATGCCGAGCCAGATGCCGAGCCCGACACCGAGTCCGATGCCGAGTCCGATGCCGAGTCCGATGCCGAGTCCGATGAGCCGCTGA
- a CDS encoding ABC-F family ATP-binding cassette domain-containing protein: MGHVDVAGIRYELPDGRVLLDDVSFRVGEGAKVALVGANGSGKTTLLRIVAGDLAPHDGAVTRGGGLGVMRQFVGSVRDATTVAELLLSVAPPRIRDAAAAVDRAELAMMEHDDERTQLRYAQVLSDWADAGGYDAEVLWDVCCTEAIGLPFDRARYREVRTLSGGEQKRLVLEALLRGPDEVLLLDEPDNYLDVPAKRWLEERLRESQKTVLYVSHDRELLANTATRVVTVELGAAGNTAWTHPQGYATYHQARRDRFARLEELRRRWDEEHQKLKDLVALYKLKATLNDGAAAAYKAAQTRLRKFEEKGPPQAVPREQNVKVRLRGGRTGKRAVVCTDLELTGLMKPFDLEVWYGERVAVLGSNGSGKSHFLRLLATGGTLPEREHLPVGDAVITPVAHSGRAKLGARVRPGWFAQTHEHPELVGRTLLEILHRGDEHRAGMPREEAARALDRYELAEASEQTFDSLSGGQQARLQILLLELSGATLLLLDEPTDNLDVASADALEEGLASYAGTVLAVTHDRWFARGYDRFLVFGADGEVYESDEPVWDEGRVRRAR; the protein is encoded by the coding sequence GTGGGACATGTGGATGTGGCCGGGATCAGGTACGAGCTCCCCGACGGCAGGGTGCTGCTGGACGACGTGTCGTTCCGCGTCGGCGAGGGCGCCAAGGTCGCCCTGGTCGGTGCGAACGGCTCGGGCAAGACCACGCTGCTCCGGATCGTCGCCGGTGACCTCGCCCCCCACGACGGCGCGGTGACCCGCGGCGGCGGCCTGGGCGTGATGCGGCAGTTCGTCGGCAGTGTGCGCGACGCCACCACCGTTGCCGAGTTGCTGCTGTCGGTGGCGCCGCCGCGGATCCGCGACGCCGCGGCCGCGGTCGACCGGGCCGAGCTGGCGATGATGGAACACGACGACGAGCGGACCCAGCTGCGGTACGCGCAGGTGCTGTCGGACTGGGCGGACGCCGGCGGGTACGACGCGGAGGTGCTGTGGGACGTCTGCTGCACCGAGGCGATCGGCCTGCCCTTCGACCGGGCGCGCTACCGCGAGGTGCGCACGCTGTCCGGTGGTGAGCAGAAGCGGCTGGTACTGGAGGCGCTGCTCCGCGGACCGGACGAGGTGCTGCTGCTCGACGAGCCGGACAACTACCTCGACGTACCCGCGAAGCGCTGGCTGGAGGAGCGGCTCAGGGAGAGCCAGAAGACCGTGCTGTACGTCTCCCACGACCGCGAGCTGCTGGCCAACACCGCAACCCGGGTGGTGACGGTCGAGCTGGGGGCGGCCGGCAACACCGCGTGGACGCACCCGCAGGGGTACGCGACCTACCACCAGGCACGGCGGGACCGGTTCGCCCGGCTGGAGGAGCTGCGCCGGCGCTGGGACGAGGAGCACCAGAAGCTCAAGGACCTGGTGGCGTTGTACAAACTCAAGGCCACGCTGAACGACGGCGCGGCGGCGGCGTACAAGGCGGCACAGACGCGGCTGCGGAAGTTCGAGGAGAAGGGGCCGCCGCAGGCGGTGCCGCGCGAGCAGAACGTCAAGGTCCGGTTGCGCGGGGGGCGTACCGGCAAACGGGCGGTGGTGTGCACCGACCTGGAGCTCACCGGTCTGATGAAGCCGTTCGACCTGGAGGTGTGGTACGGCGAACGCGTGGCCGTGCTGGGCTCCAACGGCTCGGGCAAGTCACACTTCCTGCGGCTGCTGGCCACCGGCGGCACCCTGCCCGAACGCGAGCACCTGCCGGTCGGCGACGCGGTCATCACCCCCGTTGCGCACAGCGGACGCGCGAAGCTCGGCGCCCGGGTGCGACCGGGCTGGTTCGCGCAGACGCACGAGCATCCCGAACTCGTGGGCCGAACCCTGCTGGAGATCCTGCACCGCGGGGACGAGCACCGTGCGGGAATGCCGCGGGAGGAGGCGGCCCGGGCGCTGGACCGGTACGAACTCGCCGAGGCGAGTGAGCAGACCTTCGACTCGCTGTCGGGCGGCCAGCAGGCACGCCTGCAGATCCTGCTGCTGGAGCTGTCCGGCGCGACGTTGCTGCTGCTGGACGAGCCGACCGACAACCTCGACGTGGCGTCGGCGGACGCGCTGGAGGAGGGGCTGGCGTCGTACGCGGGGACCGTGCTGGCGGTGACGCACGACCGGTGGTTCGCGCGCGGGTACGACCGGTTCCTGGTGTTCGGCGCCGACGGGGAGGTCTACGAGTCCGACGAGCCGGTGTGGGACGAGGGCCGGGTCCGCCGGGCGCGGTGA